A stretch of DNA from Campylobacter concisus:
TGACGTGCGCGACTACGCCTACAACCTCACAGAGGCTGAAAAACGCATGTACGACCTAGTCTGGAGCCAGCTCATCTCGATGGATAGCTTTCAGACAAATAACCTAGCTGATAACATTAACCCTTACATCACCGCACCAGAGATCAACGCCGTGCTAAGCCGCCAAGCCTACGAAGAGGCAAACCACAGCAAGTCTTACGCTGTCATGGTCGAAGCGATCTGTGACAACACAGACCTCATCTATGAGATGGAGAAGCACGACGACGTCTTACGCGAGAAAAACGACTACATCTCAAGCGTCTATGAGGAGCTTGCAGGCGAAGTGACTGACGAGAAACTACTTCTTGCGATGGTTGCCAACCAAATTTTAGAGGGGATCTATTTTTACAGTGGCTTTACAGCGATCTACGCTCTAGCTCGTGCTGGCAAGATGCTAGGCTCAGCACAGATGATACGCTTCATCCAACGCGATGAGATCACGCACTTGCTTTTATTTCAAAACATGATAAATTCAGTCCGCAAAGAAAGACCCGATCTTTTCACGCCTGAGACTGAGGCAAAAATTTATGATATGTTTGAAAAAGCTGGAAATTTAGAGATCAAATGGGGCAAATACATCACCCAAAACCAAATAATGGGCTTTACTGATGATATCATCGAGCAGTACATCCACTATCTCATCGACCAGCGCCTAGTTGCGATCGGTCTAAAACGCAAATACAACGTCGCTCATCCGATCAAATGGGTCGATGACTTTGCGAAGTTTAACGATCAAAAGTCAAATTTTTTTGAAGCAAAGGTGACAAACTACAGCAAGGGAAGTATCAGCTTTGATGACTTTTAAAAATGGCATCTTAGCCATTGCCTGCGTGCTTTTTGTGGGGTGTGCGAGCAGCAATCAAAGGATAATTGATCGAGCAAATAAAAATAATCTCGAAAATTTCTACGCCTACAAGCTTGTTAAGGTAAAAGAGACAAGCCAAGCGGAAATCTATCAAGAGATGCCAAACGGTGAAATTGCACCAAGTTTCGCACCGCTAGGATCTGTGCTAGGAAATGACGTGATGTTTGGCATAAACAAACAGTGTGGCTTTGAAGCAAAAGATCTAAAAGAGGTAAGAATAGTTTCACATGATGAGGCTAGGGGTCTTGGCTTTGAGGTCTGGGTTTTTAATGATCCGCTCTCCCAGCGCGATGATAAAATCACAGCTATAAGCGTTATTTTAAAAGCCACACCAAACATCGGTGGCACGGATATAAACTGCAAAATTCCAAAAGACTGCCACGACGAAAAACCTATGACATTTGTATTTGGAAAATAAATGAGCGAAAATTTAAACCTAATAAGCCTAACTTTAAAGGCAAAAAATGCAACGGATCGCCTAGAGGAGCTTGCAAATTTAGTTGAGGCTGCGCCTGAAAACTCACTCATTCTTGCAAGCGAGCTTTGCATCAGCGGCTATGACTTTGACGGCTTTTTTGCTGGGGCGAACAAAGCGATGCTTGGTGGTATGATAGGTAGCTTTGATGCGATGTTGCTTGAACGCTTGCAAGAGGCACTTAGTCCAGATAAATTTCTTGGTTTTACGCACCTTACTAGCCTAAATAAAAGCGCGGGGCTCGCTCAAATTTCAAATCTAAATCCACACCAACCAAAGATTTATAACGAATTTTTGCTTCTTAACTCAAATAATGTCTTTCATTCGCAGTTGAAAGCCGAACTTTTTCGGCCAAATTTAGAGCATGAAATTTTTGCCGCTGGCGATGTGAGCGATATAAATGCCTTTGACTTTAGAGGGCTAAAGCTTGGCGTGCTAATATGCTTTGAGCTGCGTGATAGCAGGCTTTGGGCAAAGCTAAAAGGATGTGACATCATCGTGGTACCTGCCATGTGGGGTAAGGCTAGAGAGGATGCTTATCTTAGTCTTTGCAAGGCTCTAGCTATCGCAAATAACTGCTACGTCATGATCTCAAGCTCACTTGCATTAGAAGTTGCTGGAGTATTTTTACCAGATGGCACACTTGTTAAAGAGACGATATTTGATGCAAATTTAATAAAAGAGATCAAGACAAATTTAGGGATTTTATAAATTTTAAGATAAGTTTTAAATCGTATAATAACGATTTAATTTTTATTTAGGATATAAATTTTGACCCAACTAGAAGCGATAAAATGCCAAAATTTGGCTAGCGATATAGCCGACGAGATCACGCTAAGCCCACTTTTGTTCGATGCGATAGCTACCACTGAGCGTGAAATTTTTGTACCAATCACTGCACATGCTTATAAACTTGACGCGCAGCCCATACTGGGCAATCAATGGATCAGCTCGCCGCTAACTGTGGCAAAAATGACAATGGCACTAGAGTGCGAGAATATGGACAATATCCTAGAAATAGGCTGCGGCAGTGGCTATCAAGCAGCTATTTTAAGCAAACTTGCACATAGAATTTTTAGTGTCGAGCGAATAGAAAAGCTAGCCATGGAGGCAAAAAAACGCTTCGAGGCACTAAAAATAAAAAACGTGCATGTAAGGTATGACGATGGCAACAATGGCTGGCGAAGCTACGCACCATTTGATCGTATCTTGCTCTCGGCAGCTGCTGATGAGATCTCGCCAAATTTATTTAAGCAGCTTAAAAATGGTGGAATTTTAGTAGCTCCAATGAAAAAAGATGGCAAGCAATTTATCGCTAAATTTAAAAAAGATAAAGATGGAAATTTAGAAAAAGAGTACTTGGATGAGTGCCTTTTTGTGCCACTTCTTGAAGGTAGAGAGTAGCCCAAAATAAGGCAAAGCCTAAGCCTTGCCTAAAGGTTAGAATTTATAAGTATAGCCTGTATAAATTCCTATAGTCGTATCTCTTAGCTGAGCTCCGCTATTTTTCTTATAAAAAGTCTTATCAGCTTTTAAGCCAAACTCGATCGCATTATGTTCGTCAAATGAGTAGATACCGCCCGCTTTTGCGCCAACTAGTAAGCCTTTGAAATTTTTCTTACTTGTTTCGTTATTAAATCTCTCTCTAACGCTCAAGTAGCCAAGGCCTGTGTATCCGCCAAGAACGGCTTTAAAATTTTCAGTGATGCTTGGTGTATAATCAACGCCGCCTAAAAATTTATGCTTACTCCATTTTGCATCTGATTCACCAGCATTTTTCCTAGCTTTAAAGTCATAATAATAACCGCCATATGCTCTATAGCTGTCAAAATCATAACCGCCATAAAAGCCAAGACCATAGTGACCTTTTTTGAAGTTATTTCTCTCACTGTTTGCTATGTTTTTTGTTTTTATTTTTGAATTAAACGAATAATCACCTTCACCGCCAACAAATGCACCTTGAGCTAGTGCTGCTGAGCTTACCAAAGCTAGAATCAAGCTTGATTTTACAAGTAAATTTTTCATACCTCTCCTTTAAAAAATTTCTGAGATTTTATATCTAAGCTTTTAATTTAGCTCAAATTTATTCGCAACAGTAAATGTAGCAAGCGTGAGTATTATTAAGAAGATAAGAGTAGAAATACTTAAATTTAGCACAGCTTTAGGGCAAATCCTAAGCCCACAGCCATGCCAAATTTATTAAGTTAAGCCCTAAAAATGCACCTTAAATTTCGCCCAAAAGCTTCTGCCAGGCTCATAAAGCCTCGTGCCGTTCGGGATAGTCTCATATCCTGCGATACCGCCACCGTAGCCGCCTTTTGAGTTATGATAGGAGTATTTGGCATCGTTTAGATTTTCCGCCGCTAGCAAGAATTGATAATTTTTATATTTATAGCCCGCGCTTAGCCCCAGCGTCCAAAAGCTATCGCTCTTGCCCAGGTCCATGCCGCCCATGTCGCCGTAGCCTTTTTGCGCGCGGTTTTGCGACGCGTTAGCGTAGAAGTCGGCTTTGACGAACCAGTCTGGCTTTTCTAGGCCGGCGCTTAGTTTAAACGTTAGAGGAGAAACCTTAGGCAGCGCGTCGCAGTCTTTTAGGCCGCCCGCGTTTTTAGTCACCTTTCCGTAGACGTAGGATACGCCGGCACCCAGTCTAAATATATCGGCTAGTAGCGTGTCGCCCTCGATCTCGCCGCCGTATAGTAAAGCATCGGTATTAAATACGTTTGATGACATGCCCATAGGACTATATTTTATCATTATGTAATCATCCATCTTCGAGACGAAGAAATTCGCGTTTAGCTCGTAGTTTTTATCTTTTAGCACGGTACCGAAGTCAAGCTGAGTGTTTCTTTCTTTATTTAGCTTAAGATCTGGGTCTTGATTCGTTTCCCAGTGATCCGGTAACCTTTGCGCATGACCTAGTCCCGCATAAAGCGTTAAATTTTGTAGATATTTTTCGTATCTAAAAAAGCCGGAGAATAAATTTTCGCTCCTACTTTTATGCGTTAGTAGCTGCTTCCTCTCGCCGACATCTAGCCTAAGTCCGCCGAAAAGTCCGTAGTCGTTTTCAAGGATGTATTCGTTTTGAGTGTATATAGTTTTATACGTTACCTTGCGCTGTTTTACGTGCGGTTTTG
This window harbors:
- a CDS encoding protein-L-isoaspartate(D-aspartate) O-methyltransferase translates to MTQLEAIKCQNLASDIADEITLSPLLFDAIATTEREIFVPITAHAYKLDAQPILGNQWISSPLTVAKMTMALECENMDNILEIGCGSGYQAAILSKLAHRIFSVERIEKLAMEAKKRFEALKIKNVHVRYDDGNNGWRSYAPFDRILLSAAADEISPNLFKQLKNGGILVAPMKKDGKQFIAKFKKDKDGNLEKEYLDECLFVPLLEGRE
- a CDS encoding ribonucleotide-diphosphate reductase subunit beta — translated: MNRKRIYNPSSNENLTDRRVFNGNPHGILNFTKAKYEWALKLWDLMEANTWFPKEVDTTDDVRDYAYNLTEAEKRMYDLVWSQLISMDSFQTNNLADNINPYITAPEINAVLSRQAYEEANHSKSYAVMVEAICDNTDLIYEMEKHDDVLREKNDYISSVYEELAGEVTDEKLLLAMVANQILEGIYFYSGFTAIYALARAGKMLGSAQMIRFIQRDEITHLLLFQNMINSVRKERPDLFTPETEAKIYDMFEKAGNLEIKWGKYITQNQIMGFTDDIIEQYIHYLIDQRLVAIGLKRKYNVAHPIKWVDDFAKFNDQKSNFFEAKVTNYSKGSISFDDF
- a CDS encoding carbon-nitrogen hydrolase family protein; protein product: MSENLNLISLTLKAKNATDRLEELANLVEAAPENSLILASELCISGYDFDGFFAGANKAMLGGMIGSFDAMLLERLQEALSPDKFLGFTHLTSLNKSAGLAQISNLNPHQPKIYNEFLLLNSNNVFHSQLKAELFRPNLEHEIFAAGDVSDINAFDFRGLKLGVLICFELRDSRLWAKLKGCDIIVVPAMWGKAREDAYLSLCKALAIANNCYVMISSSLALEVAGVFLPDGTLVKETIFDANLIKEIKTNLGIL